The following proteins are co-located in the Streptosporangium brasiliense genome:
- a CDS encoding BTAD domain-containing putative transcriptional regulator — protein sequence MLTFRALGPFQARHGDVVLDLGGQRQMAVLARLLVAGGRAVPVSMLIDELWPGEPPAQALSTIQGYVSRLRRALEPGRAPREEAEVLVSAPPGYALRADPGQVDTWKFESAVKTEDGPAAVWERLDEALALWRGPALAEFSDLPWAVTEAGRLEELRLIAVERRADAGLLLGQSSALVADLEAHASAHPLREEAWRLLALALYRSGRQGDALGALRRARVMLRDELGLDLGATLQRLESDMLSQAAHLDLPAPPKEKEAVPVRTAERAGPPELRVVVADDQALVRTGLRVVLDSEPGFHLVAEAEDGEQAIAAVRETSPDLVLMDIQMPRLDGLTAARRILADESPPKVIMMTTFGTDDNLYAALRAGVSGFVLKTSAPEQLITAMRAAQAGDALIDPAVTTRLIASFAGHTDPSAPPALAGLGDAELDLMKLVARGLTNRQIAATLSVSEQAVSESVSKLLDHLGLFDRAQLVVSAYESGLVNPGGIGR from the coding sequence ATGCTGACATTTCGCGCCCTAGGACCGTTCCAGGCGCGCCACGGCGACGTGGTGCTCGACCTCGGCGGACAACGTCAGATGGCGGTGCTTGCCCGGCTCCTCGTAGCGGGCGGCCGCGCCGTCCCTGTAAGCATGCTCATCGACGAGCTCTGGCCGGGCGAGCCCCCGGCCCAGGCCCTGTCCACCATCCAGGGATACGTCTCGCGGCTGCGGCGCGCCCTGGAACCCGGCCGCGCGCCCAGGGAGGAGGCGGAGGTGCTGGTCTCCGCCCCGCCGGGATACGCGCTGCGCGCCGACCCCGGACAGGTGGACACCTGGAAGTTCGAGAGCGCCGTCAAGACGGAGGACGGACCGGCCGCGGTGTGGGAGCGCCTGGACGAGGCTCTCGCGCTGTGGCGGGGCCCCGCCCTGGCCGAGTTCTCCGACCTGCCGTGGGCGGTGACCGAGGCGGGCCGGCTGGAGGAGCTGCGGCTGATCGCGGTCGAGCGCCGCGCCGACGCCGGACTGCTGCTCGGGCAGTCCAGCGCCCTGGTGGCCGACCTCGAGGCGCACGCCTCGGCCCATCCGCTGCGGGAGGAGGCCTGGCGGCTGCTCGCGCTGGCGCTCTACCGCAGCGGCAGGCAGGGCGACGCGCTGGGAGCGCTCCGACGGGCCAGGGTGATGCTCCGCGACGAGCTCGGCCTCGACCTCGGCGCCACCCTGCAGCGCCTGGAGTCCGACATGCTGTCGCAGGCCGCCCACCTGGACCTGCCCGCTCCCCCCAAGGAGAAGGAGGCGGTCCCGGTGCGGACGGCCGAGCGGGCGGGGCCGCCGGAGCTGCGCGTCGTGGTGGCCGACGACCAGGCCCTGGTCCGCACCGGCCTGCGGGTCGTGCTCGACAGCGAGCCCGGCTTCCACCTCGTGGCCGAGGCCGAGGACGGCGAGCAGGCGATCGCCGCCGTCCGGGAGACCTCGCCCGACCTGGTGCTGATGGACATCCAGATGCCCCGGCTGGACGGCCTGACCGCCGCGCGGCGGATCCTGGCCGACGAGTCCCCGCCGAAGGTGATCATGATGACCACGTTCGGCACGGACGACAACCTCTACGCGGCGCTGCGGGCCGGGGTGAGCGGCTTCGTGCTCAAGACCTCGGCCCCCGAGCAGCTCATCACCGCGATGCGCGCCGCGCAGGCCGGTGACGCGCTGATCGACCCGGCCGTCACCACCCGCCTGATCGCCTCCTTCGCCGGGCACACCGACCCCTCGGCCCCGCCCGCGCTCGCCGGTCTCGGCGACGCCGAGCTGGACCTGATGAAGCTGGTCGCCCGGGGGCTCACCAACCGGCAGATCGCGGCGACCCTGTCGGTCTCCGAGCAGGCGGTGTCAGAGTCGGTCTCCAAGCTCCTGGACCACCTGGGGCTGTTCGACCGGGCCCAGCTCGTCGTCTCGGCCTACGAGTCGGGGCTGGTCAACCCGGGTGGCATAGGCAGGTAA